Proteins co-encoded in one Apteryx mantelli isolate bAptMan1 chromosome 4, bAptMan1.hap1, whole genome shotgun sequence genomic window:
- the SIX1 gene encoding homeobox protein SIX1 has translation MSMLPSFGFTQEQVACVCEVLQQGGNLERLGRFLWSLPACDHLHKNESVLKAKAVVAFHRGNFRELYKILESHQFSPHNHPKLQQLWLKAHYVEAEKLRGRPLGAVGKYRVRRKFPLPRTIWDGEETSYCFKEKSRGVLREWYAHNPYPSPREKRELAEATGLTTTQVSNWFKNRRQRDRAAEAKERENTENNNAATNKPNQLSPLDGSKPLMSSSEEEFSPPQSPDQNSVLLLQGSLGHARSSGYALGGLAASQTAHSLQGHQLQDSLLGPLTSSLVDLGS, from the exons ATGTCGATGCTGCCTTCCTTCGGCTTCACGCAGGAGCAGGTCGCCTGCGTCTGCGAAGTGCTGCAGCAAGGGGGGAACCTGGAGAGGCTGGGCCGCTTCCTCTGGTCGCTGCCGGCCTGCGACCACCTGCACAAGAACGAGAGCGTCCTCAAGGCCAAGGCGGTGGTGGCTTTCCACCGGGGCAACTTCCGCGAGCTCTACAAGATCCTGGAGAGCCACCAGTTCTCGCCGCACAACCACCccaagctgcagcagctctggctcAAGGCGCACTACGTGGAAGCCGAGAAGCTGCGCGGCCGGCCCCTGGGCGCCGTGGGCAAGTACCGCGTGCGCCGAAAATTCCCGCTGCCGCGCACCATCTGGGACGGCGAGGAGACCAGCTACTGCTTCAAGGAGAAGTCGCGGGGCGTGCTGCGCGAGTGGTACGCGCACAACCCCTACCCGTCGCCCCGCGAGAAGCGGGAGCTGGCGGAAGCCACCGGCCTTACCACCACCCAGGTCAGCAACTGGTTCAAGAACCGGCGGCAGCGGGACCGAGCGGCGGAGGCGAAGGAAAG GGAGAACACGGAGAACAACAACGCGGCCACCAACAAGCCGAACCAGCTCTCGCCCCTGGACGGCAGCAAGCCCCTCATGTCCAGCTCCGAGGAAGAGTTCTCGCCGCCGCAGAGCCCCGACCAGAACTCGGTGCTGCTCTTGCAGGGCAGCCTCGGCCACGCCAGGAGCTCCGGCTACGCCCTGGGCGGCCTGGCCGCCTCGCAGACCGCGCACAGCCTCCAAGGGCACCAGCTCCAGGACTCGCTGCTGGGACCCCTCACGTCCAGCCTGGTGGATCTGGGCTCCtaa